GTCGGCCAGGCGTGCCAGTGCAGACTCGGCGGCCGCCTGCATGGAGGTGTCTAACGTCGTAAAGATGCGGAGCCCGGCAACTGCGGCTAGCGCACTGCCGTTTGGCATATGCTGTTCTAGGGAGGTCCTGATGTAACTCCTGAGCAGTTCTCCCCCGACTGCGGCGCGAGGTGCATCTGCTAGCACAACTGCGGCCTCTTTGGCAGCGGTCGCCTCGTTCGCAGTTATATACCCTTCGGTTACCATGCGCTCTAGCACCCACGCCTGACGTGCCTCGGCGCGGTCTAAGTTAGCGCGCGGCGAATACCATTCCGGCCCGCGGATAAGCCCGGCCAACATTGCCGCCTCGGCCAGATTTAGGTCTCGTGTCCGCTTGTTAAAGTAGTGCCGACTGGCGGCTTCTACGCCGTAAGTGCCATGACCCATGTAGATTTCGTTAATGTACAGCTCAAGAATCTCTTGCTTCGTGTAGTGCCGCTCTAAGAGAATCGCCAAATACGCTTCCTTGAGCTTGCGGCGCAAGGTGCGCTCCATGGGGAGGTCGTAGAGGTTGCGCGCTAGTTGTTGGGTAATCGTGCTCGCTCCCTCAACAAAGCGGCGCCTGCGCAGCGCTTCCAACAGAGCCCGGCCGATACCGATGGGGTCAAGGCCAAAGTGCCGATAGAAACGCGCGTCCTCTGTGGCGACAATGGCCTGCAGCAGATGTTCGGGTGCATCTCCTATGCCAATAACCTCGCGATTTTCCACAAAAATGCGCGTAAGCAGCGTCCCATCGCGGGCAAAGACAAGGCTCGCTTCTCTTTGCACAAATGGAGGCAAGGCCAAGAGGGTATTTAACCCGAGAAACAGAATAGTAACAACAGCAAGGGAAGCAAAGATTGCCGACTGCGCGTGTAGTCTCGGGGGCATAAGCATCACCAAGCTTAGGGTGCCCAAGAAGGGGGGCTTAGAACAGTGACGGAGCTACTGGAACGT
This genomic window from Selenomonadales bacterium contains:
- a CDS encoding transglycosylase domain-containing protein — its product is MPPRLHAQSAIFASLAVVTILFLGLNTLLALPPFVQREASLVFARDGTLLTRIFVENREVIGIGDAPEHLLQAIVATEDARFYRHFGLDPIGIGRALLEALRRRRFVEGASTITQQLARNLYDLPMERTLRRKLKEAYLAILLERHYTKQEILELYINEIYMGHGTYGVEAASRHYFNKRTRDLNLAEAAMLAGLIRGPEWYSPRANLDRAEARQAWVLERMVTEGYITANEATAAKEAAVVLADAPRAAVGGELLRSYIRTSLEQHMPNGSALAAVAGLRIFTTLDTSMQAAAESALARLADLTENRTGQNGVIQPQGALVALDPKTGEIRALVGGRGNAPPGFNRAVEALRQPGSAFKPFVYATALQQGLTFASQITCEPISFPEPEGPPWAPADFGGEFHNRPLCLREALVVSCNVVAARLIQQVTPRAAAAMAERLGLRTPLRPVLSLALGTSETTPLVMAQAFAPFANGGRVLAGHITDPIVRVETRAGRVVKEARPRLVSGALDPRIAYLVTSALRDVIASPQGTGRGVLRTFTRPAAGKTGTSEDM